One window of the Pseudarthrobacter sp. ATCC 49987 genome contains the following:
- a CDS encoding alpha/beta hydrolase — protein sequence MTTPAYQPTHHESSVQRPQQSGGTFALARKARNVLRRVPVWTWRVLMHSVKASENSRFNVDPITGVEYFHDIDFVGDGIRAHRLDVITPPMTAGTTAADTTAAGTAAAGSAATGSGPGPLPVYVYFHGGGWTSGDKASLTKYCASQAQGGMVVVNVNYRKAPRFHMAHVLADANAALTWVRPNIAGYGGDGSRIVLGGDSAGGQIAALLTAASFRPELARHHGLTPAVPASDFKGLVQHCSVVDFSVFFDKGFVLSLNFIRMLLPSFRSGGRHAGSGPSRLEALRKGAGFLSPIEWLDSRFPPVFVTTSERDFFYAANMNFIARLREHSVPVDSLIYGWDSANTEHTWQQNYRYPESQEVYRRLHAFVRKVA from the coding sequence ATGACCACACCGGCCTACCAGCCAACGCACCATGAGTCGTCCGTGCAACGGCCGCAACAGTCCGGCGGCACCTTCGCCCTGGCCCGCAAGGCACGGAACGTCCTGCGGAGGGTTCCGGTGTGGACCTGGCGGGTGCTGATGCACTCGGTGAAGGCCAGCGAGAACTCCCGCTTCAACGTCGACCCGATTACCGGCGTCGAATATTTCCACGACATCGATTTCGTCGGCGACGGCATCCGGGCGCACCGCCTCGACGTCATCACCCCCCCTATGACCGCGGGCACCACAGCAGCGGACACAACTGCAGCAGGCACCGCTGCAGCGGGTTCCGCGGCAACCGGTTCCGGTCCGGGACCGCTGCCCGTCTACGTGTACTTCCACGGCGGCGGCTGGACGTCCGGGGACAAGGCCTCACTGACCAAGTACTGCGCGAGCCAGGCCCAGGGCGGCATGGTGGTGGTCAACGTGAACTACCGGAAGGCCCCGCGTTTCCATATGGCCCACGTCCTGGCGGATGCCAACGCCGCACTCACCTGGGTCCGGCCGAACATCGCCGGCTATGGCGGCGACGGATCGCGGATCGTACTCGGCGGCGACTCCGCCGGCGGCCAGATCGCAGCCCTCCTGACCGCAGCCAGCTTCCGGCCGGAACTGGCACGGCACCACGGCCTGACCCCGGCCGTGCCTGCGTCCGATTTCAAGGGCCTGGTCCAGCACTGCAGTGTGGTGGACTTCTCCGTCTTCTTCGACAAGGGCTTCGTGCTGAGCCTGAACTTCATCCGCATGCTGCTGCCCAGCTTCCGCTCCGGAGGAAGGCACGCCGGCTCCGGGCCCAGCCGGCTGGAGGCCCTCCGCAAGGGCGCAGGTTTCCTCTCCCCCATCGAATGGCTGGATTCCCGTTTCCCGCCGGTCTTTGTCACCACCTCGGAACGGGACTTCTTCTACGCCGCCAACATGAACTTCATTGCCCGGCTGCGCGAACATTCCGTCCCCGTGGACAGCCTCATCTACGGCTGGGACAGCGCCAATACCGAACACACCTGGCAGCAAAACTACCGCTACCCGGAATCCCAGGAAGTGTACCGCCGGCTCCATGCCTTCGTGCGCAAGGTAGCCTGA
- a CDS encoding alpha/beta fold hydrolase, translating into MVSADSNAQNDPEPEGFGSALIDEAARRDAALGDVDWVAVPDGAVRGTFDGPSGPLATLSMGTPGNPRVLLVPGATGSKEDFVLMLPELASAGFFVLSYDIAGQYDSAAAGPENLSPPRTHYDYDLFTNDLIAMLDAEEGAAHVVGYSFAAIVAQLAFTRRPDKFRSLTLLSCPPEPGQCFRGVQRIGRFSGRASPRVGAALMIWGIRINVVHVPPNRIRFVKHRFRFTRRSSVRDIFGLMQHAPDLRAALAAASLPKFVAVGEHDLWPLALHHRFAQSIGARIAVYRGGHSPSETSPYQMSRDLIALYGSA; encoded by the coding sequence ATGGTGTCTGCCGACAGCAACGCACAGAACGATCCGGAACCCGAGGGGTTCGGGTCGGCGCTGATTGACGAAGCCGCCCGCCGGGATGCCGCCCTGGGCGACGTGGACTGGGTCGCTGTGCCCGACGGCGCTGTGCGGGGTACGTTCGACGGCCCCAGCGGCCCCCTCGCCACCCTCTCCATGGGCACACCCGGAAACCCGCGGGTGCTCCTGGTCCCCGGTGCCACGGGTTCCAAGGAAGACTTTGTCCTGATGCTGCCCGAACTGGCCTCGGCAGGGTTTTTTGTCCTGAGCTATGACATTGCCGGCCAATATGACTCCGCCGCGGCGGGTCCCGAAAACCTCTCGCCTCCCCGCACCCACTACGACTACGACCTCTTCACCAATGACCTGATCGCCATGCTCGACGCCGAAGAAGGTGCCGCGCACGTCGTCGGGTATTCCTTCGCCGCGATCGTCGCCCAGCTTGCCTTCACGCGGCGTCCGGACAAGTTCCGGAGCCTCACCCTGCTCAGCTGCCCGCCGGAGCCGGGGCAGTGCTTCCGCGGGGTCCAGCGCATCGGCCGCTTCAGCGGCCGGGCCAGTCCGCGGGTCGGCGCCGCGCTGATGATCTGGGGTATCCGCATCAACGTCGTGCACGTCCCGCCCAACCGGATACGGTTCGTGAAACACAGGTTCCGCTTCACCCGCCGGAGCTCCGTGCGAGACATCTTCGGGCTGATGCAGCACGCGCCCGATCTCAGGGCCGCACTGGCCGCGGCGTCCCTCCCGAAGTTTGTCGCCGTCGGCGAACATGACCTCTGGCCGCTGGCGCTGCACCACCGCTTCGCACAGTCGATCGGCGCGCGCATCGCGGTCTACCGCGGCGGGCACAGCCCGAGTGAGACCTCGCCGTACCAAATGAGCCGCGATCTGATCGCGCTCTACGGGTCCGCCTAA
- a CDS encoding glycosyltransferase family 2 protein encodes MTTISVVIPTRNDAEMLAVCLAALARQTRPADEIVVVDNASTDNTAEICAAAGARRIAVELPGIAASTAHGFDEARFELIARLDTDSIPPDDWLERVEAILQQAGPLSAVSGPGDFYGESPFARWVGRSVYIAGYFWAIGWLLGHPPLFGSNFAMWSDVWDRIRGSVHRGFPLVHDDLDISYQIPPEVTVIGDLSLQVQVSARPLASWHAVGRRLSMAWTTFGVEFRQEPPFQRRRRRRQWERDHPR; translated from the coding sequence ATGACAACAATCTCGGTGGTGATCCCCACCCGTAACGACGCTGAGATGCTGGCCGTGTGCCTGGCCGCACTCGCCCGGCAGACCCGTCCGGCCGACGAAATCGTCGTCGTGGACAACGCCAGCACGGATAACACCGCAGAGATTTGTGCCGCCGCGGGCGCCCGGCGGATCGCCGTCGAACTCCCGGGGATCGCCGCCTCCACGGCGCACGGCTTCGACGAAGCCCGCTTCGAACTGATTGCCCGGCTGGACACGGACTCGATCCCGCCCGATGACTGGCTCGAGCGGGTTGAAGCGATCCTGCAGCAGGCCGGCCCGCTATCCGCCGTTTCCGGTCCGGGGGATTTCTATGGGGAGAGCCCCTTCGCCCGCTGGGTGGGCCGGAGCGTCTACATCGCCGGATATTTCTGGGCCATCGGCTGGCTGCTGGGGCATCCGCCGTTGTTTGGCTCGAACTTCGCCATGTGGTCGGACGTCTGGGACCGCATCCGCGGCTCCGTCCACCGCGGCTTCCCGCTCGTCCACGATGATTTGGACATTTCCTACCAGATCCCGCCCGAAGTCACGGTGATCGGCGACCTCTCGCTGCAGGTGCAGGTCTCCGCACGGCCGCTGGCAAGCTGGCACGCCGTCGGGCGCCGGCTGTCGATGGCGTGGACCACCTTTGGTGTCGAGTTCCGGCAGGAGCCGCCGTTCCAGCGGCGCCGGCGGCGGCGGCAATGGGAACGGGACCATCCGCGTTAG
- a CDS encoding cold-shock protein, which produces MATGTVKWFNAEKGFGFIAPDDGSADVFAHYSAIASSGYRSLDENQKVEFDVTQGPKGPQAENIRPL; this is translated from the coding sequence ATGGCTACAGGCACAGTTAAATGGTTCAACGCCGAAAAGGGTTTTGGCTTCATTGCCCCGGATGACGGGTCAGCCGACGTTTTCGCCCACTACTCGGCAATCGCCAGCAGCGGCTACCGCTCACTGGACGAGAACCAGAAGGTCGAGTTCGACGTCACCCAGGGCCCGAAGGGCCCGCAGGCTGAGAACATCCGCCCGCTCTAA
- a CDS encoding amino acid transporter, with protein MTTLSRPPADPSAPRPRPKTTVRNWLLFGLQDSKGSHQGPGGVPTAHEKKHSWWQVMCLTGVDYFSTLGYQPAIAALAAGVISPLATLVLVLITLLGALPVYRRVAGESHRGEGSIAMLERLMPRWGGKLFVLVLLGFAATDFMITMTLSAADATAHLIQNPMAPGWLQGQNVPVTLFLLAMLGAVFLRGFKEAIGVAVVLVAVYLGLNLVVLAVSVFEVFTHPVAVDNWWQAISTSHGNPLLAVGFALLVFPKLALGLSGFETGVAVMPQIRGDVSDTEDNPAGRIHGARKLLTTAAVIMSSFLIVSSFTTVVLIPAQEFQPGGQANGRALAFLAHEYLGVGFGTVYDISTIAILWFAGASAMAGLLNLVPRYLPRYGMAPGWARAVRPLVLVFMLVGFLITWLFDADVDAQGGAYATGVLVLMTSAAVAVTLSARRKRQRKRTVGFGVIAVLFIYTTVANIIERPEGIRIASVFILGIIVISLLSRVGRSFELHATRVHLDRAALEFMSDELDGPIRIIAHEPLRLSPEAYRQKLDSAIEVSHLPLDYRALFLEVVVDDSSDFETELAVRGITRHGYRILEVHGPVVPNTIASVLLHIRDVTGLMPHIYFRWTEGNPVTNLLRFLAFGEGEIAPVTREVLREAETDVTRRPWVHVG; from the coding sequence ATGACCACGCTGAGCAGGCCGCCGGCAGACCCGTCGGCGCCGAGGCCACGACCCAAAACGACAGTGCGGAACTGGCTCCTTTTCGGACTGCAGGACAGCAAGGGAAGCCACCAGGGCCCGGGCGGCGTGCCCACGGCCCACGAGAAAAAACACTCCTGGTGGCAGGTCATGTGTTTGACCGGCGTCGACTACTTCTCCACCCTGGGATACCAGCCGGCGATCGCCGCGCTCGCCGCGGGCGTGATCTCGCCGCTCGCGACCCTGGTGCTTGTCCTCATCACCTTGCTGGGCGCGTTGCCCGTCTACCGGCGCGTGGCGGGCGAAAGCCACCGCGGCGAGGGCTCCATTGCGATGCTCGAGCGGCTGATGCCGCGCTGGGGCGGAAAACTGTTCGTCCTGGTCCTGCTGGGTTTCGCCGCCACGGACTTCATGATCACCATGACACTGTCGGCGGCGGACGCCACGGCGCACCTGATCCAGAACCCGATGGCCCCCGGTTGGCTGCAGGGCCAGAACGTGCCGGTCACCCTCTTCCTCCTGGCCATGCTGGGTGCTGTCTTCCTCCGCGGCTTCAAGGAGGCCATCGGCGTCGCCGTCGTCCTGGTCGCCGTGTACCTGGGCCTGAACCTGGTGGTTTTGGCCGTTTCGGTCTTTGAGGTGTTCACCCACCCTGTTGCCGTGGACAACTGGTGGCAGGCGATCTCCACATCGCACGGGAACCCGCTGCTGGCGGTCGGCTTTGCCTTGCTCGTTTTCCCCAAGCTCGCCCTCGGCCTGTCCGGGTTCGAGACGGGAGTGGCCGTCATGCCGCAGATCCGGGGAGACGTGAGCGACACCGAGGACAACCCCGCCGGACGCATCCATGGCGCCCGGAAGCTGCTGACGACGGCGGCTGTCATCATGAGCAGCTTCCTGATCGTCAGCAGCTTCACCACGGTGGTGCTCATCCCGGCGCAGGAATTCCAGCCCGGCGGCCAAGCCAACGGACGCGCCCTGGCGTTCCTTGCCCACGAGTACCTGGGCGTGGGCTTCGGCACCGTCTATGACATCAGCACCATCGCGATCCTCTGGTTCGCGGGAGCCTCCGCCATGGCGGGGCTGCTGAACCTGGTGCCCCGCTACCTGCCCCGTTACGGCATGGCTCCCGGCTGGGCCCGGGCGGTCCGGCCGCTGGTGCTGGTGTTCATGCTGGTTGGGTTCCTGATCACCTGGCTGTTCGACGCCGACGTCGACGCCCAGGGCGGCGCCTACGCCACCGGCGTGCTGGTGCTGATGACGTCGGCCGCGGTGGCCGTGACGCTCTCGGCCCGGCGTAAGCGGCAACGCAAACGCACAGTCGGGTTCGGCGTTATTGCCGTGTTGTTCATCTACACCACCGTTGCCAACATCATTGAACGGCCGGAAGGCATCCGGATCGCGTCGGTCTTCATCCTGGGGATCATTGTGATCTCGCTGTTGTCGCGGGTCGGGCGGTCCTTTGAGTTGCACGCCACGCGCGTGCATCTGGACCGTGCGGCGCTGGAATTCATGTCCGACGAACTGGACGGTCCCATCCGGATCATCGCCCATGAGCCGCTCCGGCTGAGCCCGGAGGCTTACCGGCAGAAACTCGACTCCGCAATCGAGGTCAGCCACCTGCCGCTGGACTACCGCGCTCTCTTCCTCGAAGTGGTCGTGGACGATTCCTCCGACTTCGAGACGGAGCTGGCGGTCCGCGGCATCACCCGGCACGGCTACCGGATCCTGGAAGTCCACGGACCCGTGGTTCCGAATACGATCGCCTCGGTCCTGCTCCACATCCGCGACGTGACCGGCCTGATGCCGCACATTTACTTCCGCTGGACCGAAGGCAACCCGGTCACCAATCTGCTGCGGTTCCTCGCGTTCGGTGAGGGCGAGATCGCTCCCGTGACCCGCGAAGTGCTGCGGGAAGCGGAAACCGATGTGACCAGGCGGCCCTGGGTCCACGTCGGCTGA
- a CDS encoding ATP-binding protein: MARGTLRIFLGSAPGVGKTYAMLREGHRLREAGEDVVVGFARERGRRDTRALLAGLELIPARRVPYLGLQLEELDMDAVMHRRPATAIVDEFAHTNPQDSRNTCRWQDIDELLDAGINVLSTLDIQNLASLSDVVSAITEDRPGETVPDEIVRRAAEIQLVDISPELLRQRLADGRIVASDRVDAALSNFYRPGNLAALRELALLWLADRVDEGLARYRTAKGIDASWPARERIVVGLPGGPEGGILIRRGARILNRVSGGDLLAVHVRAAETVAAESPQELEAQRRLVQDLGGSYHVVTGEDPAAALLDFARSVNATQIVLGISRRGSLARLLAGLRGGRTGARVIRDAGAIDVHIVSRPPAGEATGVPRRRNLGRARVTTGFVMAILLPVLLQILLAVNPDKNLAATVLVQLTGSVAVALVGGLWPAILAALWSSLLVNYFSTPPVGNLTISDSQNVLALLVFVGVSAAVATVVDVSARRSKEAALAKAEAATLADLTRGAAGSQDTVAGLLEQALDVFQVRGAALLSCAEDDGLRAGSGVAARSGEGSRPNWRLIASAGDVPAFSSADGDSPGTAGTEGDNVERIDATTCLVLSGRVMPATDRRLLGAFGVHVVAQLERQQLLASRSEVLKLAEGNTMRTSILRAVSHDLRTPLAGIKLAVGGLRQDAVRYTLEEEQELLATIEDCSDRLEVLVGNLLDMSRITSDSIRPLLRPVRWYDVIPGGLHGISPDRVRVELPANMPEVEADEGMLERVIANIVENAVKYAPASDIVLTGSSGGLSPAGLGGRPAGELRIIDHGTGIPAERVVDMFRPFQRLDDATQATGVGLGLAVAKGFTEAMGGRLTAETTPGGGLTMVISLPLSAGIPFQAEPDQAPLEPQSAVIGRHHAPPILSSGTDPV, translated from the coding sequence ATGGCACGTGGAACGCTGCGCATTTTCCTGGGGTCAGCACCTGGTGTCGGTAAGACCTACGCGATGCTCCGCGAGGGGCACCGGCTGCGGGAGGCCGGCGAGGACGTCGTCGTCGGGTTTGCCCGTGAACGCGGCCGCCGCGATACGCGGGCCCTGTTGGCCGGGCTCGAGCTCATCCCGGCCAGGCGGGTCCCGTATCTGGGGCTTCAGCTCGAAGAGCTGGACATGGACGCGGTCATGCACCGCAGGCCGGCCACGGCCATCGTGGATGAGTTTGCCCACACCAATCCCCAGGACAGCCGGAACACCTGCCGGTGGCAGGACATCGACGAACTGCTGGACGCCGGCATCAACGTCCTGTCCACCCTGGATATCCAGAATCTCGCATCGCTCAGCGACGTCGTCAGCGCCATCACCGAGGACCGGCCGGGGGAGACGGTTCCTGATGAGATCGTCCGGCGGGCCGCTGAGATCCAGCTGGTGGATATCTCACCGGAACTCCTGCGCCAGCGCCTCGCGGATGGCAGAATCGTCGCTTCCGACAGGGTCGATGCGGCTCTGTCGAACTTCTACCGTCCGGGCAACCTGGCTGCGCTGCGTGAGCTGGCCCTGCTGTGGTTGGCCGACCGGGTGGACGAGGGCCTGGCACGGTATCGGACGGCGAAGGGAATCGACGCCAGCTGGCCGGCCCGCGAGAGGATCGTGGTCGGGCTGCCCGGCGGCCCCGAGGGTGGGATCCTGATCCGCCGGGGCGCCCGCATCCTCAACCGGGTCAGCGGCGGCGATCTGCTGGCGGTGCACGTCCGCGCAGCGGAAACTGTCGCCGCGGAATCGCCGCAGGAACTGGAGGCGCAGCGCCGCCTGGTCCAGGACCTTGGCGGGAGTTACCACGTTGTCACCGGGGAGGATCCGGCCGCCGCCCTGCTGGACTTTGCCCGCAGCGTCAACGCCACCCAGATCGTCCTGGGTATCTCACGCCGCGGCAGCCTGGCCCGGCTGCTGGCTGGCCTCCGTGGCGGACGCACCGGCGCCAGGGTCATCCGGGACGCCGGAGCCATCGACGTCCACATCGTGTCCCGGCCGCCCGCGGGCGAAGCCACGGGAGTGCCCCGGCGCCGGAACCTGGGCCGCGCCCGCGTCACGACAGGATTCGTGATGGCAATCCTCCTTCCCGTCCTGCTTCAGATCCTGCTGGCGGTGAACCCGGACAAGAACCTGGCCGCAACCGTCCTGGTCCAGCTCACCGGCTCCGTCGCCGTGGCACTGGTCGGTGGCCTGTGGCCGGCAATCCTCGCTGCGCTTTGGAGCAGCCTGCTGGTCAACTACTTCTCCACCCCGCCGGTCGGCAACCTGACCATCAGCGATTCGCAAAACGTGCTCGCCCTGCTGGTGTTCGTCGGGGTGTCCGCCGCAGTGGCCACCGTTGTGGACGTGTCTGCGCGGCGTTCCAAGGAAGCGGCCCTCGCCAAGGCGGAAGCAGCCACTCTCGCGGACCTCACGCGCGGGGCTGCCGGTTCGCAGGACACGGTTGCGGGTTTGCTGGAGCAGGCCCTCGACGTGTTCCAGGTCCGGGGCGCCGCCCTCCTGAGCTGCGCTGAGGACGACGGACTGCGCGCCGGCAGCGGGGTGGCTGCCCGATCCGGCGAGGGCTCCCGCCCGAACTGGCGGCTGATCGCCAGCGCGGGCGACGTTCCGGCCTTCAGCTCCGCCGATGGTGACAGCCCCGGCACGGCAGGCACCGAGGGTGACAACGTGGAACGGATCGATGCCACCACCTGCCTGGTCCTGTCGGGCCGGGTAATGCCGGCCACCGACCGGCGGCTGCTCGGCGCCTTCGGCGTCCATGTGGTGGCGCAGCTGGAACGCCAGCAACTGCTGGCCAGCCGCTCGGAAGTCCTGAAACTCGCTGAAGGCAACACGATGCGGACCTCGATCCTCCGTGCCGTCTCACATGACCTCCGGACTCCGCTGGCCGGAATCAAGCTCGCGGTGGGGGGACTCCGGCAGGACGCCGTCCGGTACACCCTCGAGGAGGAGCAGGAATTGCTGGCGACCATCGAGGACTGTTCGGACCGGCTGGAGGTGCTGGTGGGGAACCTGCTGGACATGTCCCGGATCACGTCGGACTCGATCAGGCCGCTGTTGCGGCCCGTGCGCTGGTACGACGTCATTCCCGGCGGACTGCACGGGATCTCCCCGGACCGCGTGCGCGTCGAACTCCCCGCCAACATGCCCGAGGTCGAGGCGGACGAGGGCATGCTCGAGCGGGTCATTGCGAACATCGTGGAGAATGCCGTCAAGTACGCACCGGCATCCGATATTGTCCTGACCGGTTCCTCCGGCGGCTTGAGCCCGGCGGGTTTGGGCGGCCGCCCTGCCGGTGAACTGCGCATCATCGACCACGGAACGGGCATACCGGCGGAGCGGGTCGTGGACATGTTCCGTCCCTTCCAGCGCCTCGACGATGCGACGCAGGCAACCGGTGTGGGACTAGGCCTCGCCGTGGCCAAGGGCTTCACGGAGGCGATGGGCGGCAGGCTGACCGCCGAAACGACGCCCGGCGGCGGCCTGACCATGGTGATCAGCCTCCCGCTGTCCGCCGGCATCCCGTTCCAGGCAGAACCCGATCAGGCCCCACTGGAGCCGCAATCAGCAGTCATCGGCCGCCACCACGCACCGCCGATCCTCTCGTCGGGGACGGACCCGGTATGA
- a CDS encoding response regulator, with amino-acid sequence MTSVLVVDDDTYLLRALRITLQAHGYDVATAADGRSALLAAQQHPPALVILDLGLPDMDGSAVLRQLRGWSTVPVLVLSARHGSEDKVESLDAGADDYITKPFGLEELLARLRALLRRSADTEQPVVVTTEAFTVDLGKRRVLREGQDVRLTPTEWKMLEVLVRSPERLVTQQQLLSEVWGPAYAKETNYLRVYMAQLRRKLEPDAASPRHLITEAGIGYRFVP; translated from the coding sequence ATGACCTCCGTACTGGTAGTCGATGACGACACCTACCTGCTCCGGGCCCTGCGGATCACGCTGCAGGCCCACGGCTACGACGTCGCCACCGCTGCGGACGGGCGCTCGGCGCTCCTGGCTGCCCAGCAGCACCCGCCGGCCCTGGTGATCCTGGACCTGGGGCTGCCTGACATGGACGGCTCGGCCGTGCTCCGGCAGCTCCGCGGCTGGAGCACGGTGCCGGTGCTGGTGCTGTCCGCCCGCCATGGTTCCGAGGACAAGGTGGAGTCGCTCGACGCCGGTGCCGACGACTACATCACCAAGCCGTTCGGGCTCGAGGAGCTCCTGGCCCGCCTGCGTGCCCTGCTGCGCCGCAGCGCGGACACGGAGCAGCCGGTGGTCGTCACTACTGAGGCGTTCACCGTGGATCTGGGCAAACGCCGTGTTCTCCGCGAGGGCCAGGATGTCCGGCTCACCCCGACCGAATGGAAAATGCTGGAGGTGCTGGTCCGCAGTCCGGAAAGACTCGTCACCCAGCAGCAGCTCCTGTCCGAGGTGTGGGGGCCGGCCTATGCCAAGGAAACCAACTACCTCCGCGTGTATATGGCCCAGCTCCGGCGCAAGCTGGAACCGGACGCAGCCAGCCCGCGGCACCTGATCACCGAGGCGGGCATCGGCTACCGGTTCGTGCCCTGA
- a CDS encoding acyl-CoA dehydrogenase family protein, whose protein sequence is MYIVDLLSPEEQSRYQEIRDFLQSRIRAASIDYWNREEFPFGLLAELGKYGLGGLQTDGTSKLFKGLMYVEVARADVSLSALVGIHNELIVGIIDQLGSEAQKARWLPGLTAFTQIGAFALTEPDHGSDIAGGLATTARLEGGEWVINGAKRWIGAGTIADFAVVWARDVADQQIKGFIVETDRPGYKATKIANKIGLRIMQNADIVLDEVRIPESNLLPGATDFSKANELLRDSRAWVGWQAAGIQLAAFDVARSYSLERRQFGKELARFQLVQQQLAEILGNASASLSLMAQLARIQEDGKLEMVQAAMAKSTTTRLARASVAMGRSLLGGNGISSDYEMGKLFGDAEILYTYEGSYEINSLIVARAVTGKSAFV, encoded by the coding sequence ATGTACATCGTGGATCTGCTGTCCCCGGAAGAACAGTCCCGCTACCAGGAAATCCGTGACTTCCTCCAGTCCCGGATCCGTGCGGCCTCCATCGACTACTGGAACCGTGAGGAGTTCCCCTTCGGCTTGCTCGCCGAGCTTGGAAAATACGGCCTCGGCGGCCTGCAGACGGACGGGACATCCAAGCTTTTCAAGGGCCTGATGTATGTCGAGGTGGCCCGCGCCGACGTGTCCCTCTCGGCCCTCGTGGGGATCCACAACGAGCTGATCGTCGGCATTATCGACCAGCTCGGTTCCGAGGCGCAGAAGGCACGGTGGCTGCCGGGGCTCACCGCCTTCACGCAGATCGGCGCCTTCGCCCTGACCGAGCCGGACCACGGCTCGGACATTGCCGGCGGGCTGGCCACCACCGCGCGGCTGGAGGGCGGCGAGTGGGTCATCAACGGCGCCAAACGCTGGATCGGCGCCGGCACCATTGCCGACTTTGCCGTGGTCTGGGCGCGGGACGTCGCGGACCAGCAGATCAAGGGCTTCATCGTGGAGACGGACCGCCCCGGCTATAAGGCCACGAAGATCGCGAACAAGATCGGGCTGCGGATCATGCAGAACGCGGACATCGTGCTCGACGAGGTCCGCATTCCGGAGTCCAACCTGCTCCCCGGGGCCACGGACTTTTCCAAAGCCAACGAACTGCTGCGCGATTCACGCGCCTGGGTGGGCTGGCAGGCCGCCGGCATCCAGCTGGCGGCGTTCGACGTCGCGCGTTCCTACTCGCTGGAGCGCAGGCAGTTCGGCAAGGAGTTGGCACGCTTCCAGCTGGTCCAGCAGCAGCTGGCCGAGATCCTGGGAAACGCTTCGGCGTCGCTGTCACTGATGGCGCAGCTGGCCAGGATCCAGGAAGACGGCAAGCTTGAGATGGTCCAGGCCGCGATGGCCAAGTCCACCACCACCCGGCTGGCACGTGCGTCGGTGGCGATGGGCCGCTCGCTGCTGGGCGGCAACGGGATCAGCAGCGATTACGAGATGGGCAAGCTCTTTGGCGACGCCGAAATCCTGTACACGTACGAGGGCAGCTACGAAATCAACTCGCTGATTGTGGCCAGGGCTGTGACCGGGAAGTCCGCGTTCGTCTAG